In Acidobacteriota bacterium, one DNA window encodes the following:
- a CDS encoding RNA-binding protein, protein MAKRIYVGGLSYSTTSEGLRAAFEAIGQVSSASVITDRETGRSRGFGFVEMDDDNAADQAIQKMNGTVLDGRTLTVNEARERAPRPGAPRRGGFNRN, encoded by the coding sequence ATGGCAAAACGGATTTACGTGGGCGGTCTCTCCTACAGCACGACCTCGGAAGGTCTTCGGGCTGCGTTCGAAGCCATCGGCCAGGTCTCTTCCGCCAGCGTTATCACCGACCGGGAGACCGGGCGGAGCCGTGGGTTCGGGTTCGTCGAGATGGACGACGACAATGCCGCGGACCAGGCGATCCAGAAAATGAACGGCACCGTTCTTGACGGCCGGACCCTGACCGTCAACGAAGCCCGGGAACGCGCCCCTCGGCCGGGCGCCCCCCGCCGCGGCGGCTTCAACCGCAACTAG
- a CDS encoding PD40 domain-containing protein: MNPAAADSPDPVRSPHRFPLSPGVFILLALLPFPAHAAAAGPVGYYRSPALHGDDLYFQAEGDLWRVGLQGGPASRLTSHPGTEDSPAVSPDGLTLAYTAAYDGNPEIYTLPVTGGTPTRRTWLGARRIAVAGWTPDGRILAATDAYSTLPQVQLFTLDLSRPVTAADRLPLAQAADGCFDDTGCTLFFTRLPFQGSHTKRYKGGTAQKLWRFTAGDAEATPLTADFPGTSRDPMWWKGRVYFVSDRDGTLNLWSMLPDGKDLRQHTRHRGWDVLGPSLSEGRVAYQLGADLHVFDLADGTDRAVPVTLASDLEQTRERWVAKPMEYLSAVHLSPDGDRVVLTARGVVFTAPARQGRLAQVTHKPGVRFRNARFMPDGKNILALSDASGETEFWLLPADGSGPGAPLTTGADILRWDGLPSPDGQRVAHTDKNQRLWVTDTAAKTSQLVDTTPAGRIEDLAWSPDSQWLAYAAPTANAFREIRLWNAADGSKTAVTSDRYDNFSPAWSPDGKWLYFLSDRNLSTAVRAPWGHYAPQPFLDKPTKVYALALTEGLRSPFAPRDELQSRPVPVREEPKPPAVDGSSTGTAPDAAKPAAGGKTPPPAVRIDRKGIRDRLMDVPVPPGRYQDLAVNDKALFWLSTPAGGGSGTVQSLNVASEGAEVKTVCGEVRHVELSGDGKKLLLRKQDALHVVDAAHGPATLDKRDVPLSGWTLALDPRQEWRQMLTEAWRLERDYFYDPGMHGVDWAGMLKKYLPLVDRLTCRGELSDLLARMVSELSALHTYVYGGDTRKGPDPAVTASLGADLERDEAGGGWRVARIRRFDPDNPAGRPPLARPEVGVSEGDVIESINGVPLLTVPHPAAPLRNQAGRQVLLRVFPAGSKAGRDVVVVPVTAKEDADLRYAEWELTRREAVESLGGGRIGYVHLRAMGGADYAQWARDFFPVVDREGLIIDVRHNEGGNIDSWILGQLLRKAWSFWSRRVGPPSERNMQYAFRGHAVVLCDEFTASDGEAFAEGFRRLGIGAVIGTRTWGGEIWLSSSNFLVDGGIATAAENGVFGPEGQWLIEGHGVEPDLVVDNLPHATFGGRDAQLEAAVAHLQKLIREKPVPAVTAPRYPDKSAPDNAPPKS, encoded by the coding sequence ATGAATCCAGCGGCGGCGGACAGTCCCGATCCGGTTCGGAGCCCTCACCGGTTTCCCCTGTCGCCAGGGGTTTTCATCCTCCTCGCCCTCCTCCCCTTCCCCGCCCACGCCGCCGCCGCGGGCCCCGTCGGCTACTACCGCTCCCCGGCCCTCCACGGCGACGATCTCTACTTCCAGGCCGAGGGAGACCTCTGGCGCGTCGGTCTCCAGGGCGGCCCGGCCTCCCGCCTGACCTCCCACCCCGGCACCGAGGACTCCCCCGCCGTCTCCCCCGACGGCCTCACCCTGGCATACACCGCCGCCTACGACGGCAACCCCGAAATCTACACCCTCCCCGTCACCGGCGGCACCCCCACCCGTCGCACCTGGCTGGGCGCCCGCCGCATCGCCGTCGCCGGCTGGACCCCCGACGGCCGTATACTCGCCGCCACCGACGCCTATTCCACGCTCCCGCAGGTTCAGCTCTTCACCCTCGACCTCTCCCGGCCCGTCACCGCCGCCGACCGTCTCCCCCTGGCGCAGGCCGCCGACGGGTGTTTCGACGACACCGGGTGCACGCTCTTCTTCACCCGCCTCCCCTTCCAGGGAAGCCACACCAAGCGCTACAAGGGGGGGACGGCGCAGAAGCTCTGGCGCTTCACCGCGGGGGACGCCGAAGCGACCCCCCTGACCGCCGATTTCCCCGGGACGAGCCGGGACCCCATGTGGTGGAAGGGCCGCGTCTATTTCGTCTCCGACCGGGACGGGACCCTCAACCTCTGGTCCATGCTCCCCGACGGGAAGGACCTGCGCCAGCACACCCGCCACCGGGGGTGGGACGTCCTCGGCCCCTCGCTCTCGGAGGGGCGCGTCGCCTACCAGCTCGGCGCGGACCTCCACGTCTTCGACCTCGCCGACGGGACCGACCGGGCCGTTCCCGTCACCCTCGCCTCCGACCTCGAGCAGACCCGCGAGCGGTGGGTCGCCAAGCCCATGGAATACCTCTCCGCCGTCCACCTGTCCCCCGACGGCGACCGGGTCGTTCTGACGGCCCGCGGCGTGGTCTTCACCGCCCCCGCCCGCCAGGGCCGCCTCGCCCAGGTGACGCACAAGCCGGGGGTGCGGTTCCGCAACGCCCGCTTCATGCCTGACGGGAAGAACATCCTGGCGCTCTCCGACGCGTCCGGGGAGACCGAGTTCTGGCTCCTCCCCGCCGACGGCTCGGGGCCCGGCGCCCCCCTCACCACGGGGGCCGACATCCTCCGCTGGGACGGCCTCCCCTCCCCGGACGGCCAGCGCGTCGCCCACACCGACAAGAACCAGCGCCTCTGGGTCACCGACACCGCGGCAAAAACCTCGCAGCTCGTCGATACAACCCCCGCCGGCAGGATCGAGGACCTCGCCTGGTCCCCCGACAGCCAGTGGCTGGCCTATGCCGCCCCCACGGCGAACGCCTTCCGGGAAATCCGCCTGTGGAACGCCGCCGACGGCTCGAAAACCGCCGTCACCTCCGACCGCTACGACAACTTCTCCCCCGCCTGGAGCCCGGACGGCAAGTGGCTGTACTTCCTCTCGGACCGGAACCTCTCCACGGCGGTCCGCGCCCCGTGGGGCCACTACGCCCCCCAGCCCTTCCTGGACAAGCCGACGAAGGTCTACGCCCTCGCCCTGACGGAAGGTCTGCGCTCCCCCTTCGCCCCCCGGGACGAGCTGCAGTCCCGCCCGGTCCCGGTTCGCGAGGAGCCCAAGCCCCCGGCCGTCGATGGGTCCTCGACCGGAACGGCCCCCGACGCCGCCAAGCCCGCCGCGGGCGGCAAGACCCCTCCGCCGGCCGTCCGGATCGACCGGAAGGGGATCCGGGACCGGCTCATGGACGTCCCCGTCCCCCCGGGGCGTTACCAGGACCTGGCCGTCAACGACAAGGCCCTTTTCTGGTTGTCGACCCCCGCCGGCGGTGGAAGCGGCACGGTCCAGTCGCTCAACGTCGCCTCCGAGGGCGCCGAGGTCAAGACCGTCTGCGGCGAGGTCCGGCACGTCGAACTCTCCGGGGACGGCAAGAAACTCCTGCTCCGCAAGCAGGACGCCCTCCACGTCGTCGACGCCGCCCACGGCCCGGCGACCCTGGACAAGCGGGACGTCCCCCTCTCCGGCTGGACGCTGGCCCTGGACCCGCGGCAGGAGTGGCGCCAGATGCTCACCGAGGCCTGGCGCCTGGAGCGGGACTACTTCTACGACCCGGGCATGCACGGGGTGGACTGGGCGGGGATGCTGAAGAAGTACCTCCCCCTGGTGGACCGCCTCACCTGCCGCGGCGAGCTTTCGGACCTCCTGGCCCGGATGGTTTCCGAGTTGTCCGCCCTGCACACCTACGTCTACGGCGGCGACACCCGCAAGGGGCCCGATCCCGCCGTCACGGCCTCTCTCGGGGCCGACCTGGAGCGGGACGAGGCCGGTGGCGGGTGGCGCGTGGCGCGGATCCGCCGCTTCGACCCCGACAACCCCGCCGGGCGACCCCCGCTGGCCCGCCCCGAGGTCGGCGTCTCCGAGGGGGACGTCATCGAGTCCATCAACGGCGTGCCGCTCCTCACGGTCCCCCACCCGGCGGCCCCGCTGCGCAACCAGGCCGGCAGGCAGGTCCTCCTCCGGGTCTTCCCCGCGGGGAGCAAGGCCGGCCGCGACGTGGTGGTGGTCCCCGTCACGGCGAAGGAAGACGCGGACTTGCGCTACGCCGAGTGGGAGCTGACGCGGCGGGAAGCCGTGGAGTCCCTGGGCGGCGGCCGGATCGGCTACGTCCACCTGCGCGCCATGGGCGGCGCCGACTACGCCCAGTGGGCCCGGGACTTCTTCCCCGTCGTCGACCGGGAGGGCCTGATCATCGACGTCCGGCACAACGAGGGGGGCAACATCGACAGCTGGATCCTCGGCCAGCTCCTGCGCAAGGCCTGGTCGTTCTGGAGCCGGCGGGTGGGGCCGCCCTCGGAACGGAATATGCAGTACGCCTTCCGGGGGCACGCCGTGGTCCTGTGCGACGAGTTCACCGCCTCGGACGGGGAGGCCTTCGCCGAGGGCTTCCGCCGGCTCGGGATCGGCGCCGTCATCGGCACCCGGACGTGGGGCGGCGAAATCTGGCTTTCGTCCAGCAATTTCCTGGTGGACGGCGGCATCGCCACCGCCGCCGAGAACGGGGTCTTCGGGCCCGAGGGGCAGTGGCTGATCGAGGGACACGGCGTGGAACCCGACCTCGTGGTGGACAACCTGCCCCACGCCACGTTCGGGGGAAGGGACGCCCAGCTCGAGGCCGCGGTGGCCCACCTGCAGAAGCTGATCCGGGAGAAGCCGGTGCCCGCGGTGACGGCGCCGCGCTACCCGGACAAGTCCGCCCCGGACAATGCCCCCCCGAAGTCCTGA